From the Lactuca sativa cultivar Salinas chromosome 9, Lsat_Salinas_v11, whole genome shotgun sequence genome, the window AATGTTAAATTACGTGCCTACAATTCCGGGTAATTCCATACAAATGTGTCAGCGGACTCGTGATGTGTGATCATTTCGTTTTGACAACCCATCGACATTTATGGACCTGTACATGTTATCTATCACACACAACGTCACCCacgtgtgtgtgtttgtgtgtgtgagagggagagggagagaagTAGGGTCATTTTAGTCATATAAAGATAGGGTTCTGTGAAATTACCTTTCTGGGCTTGGCACGGAGGAGCTCCGGCGAGATTCTGTACAGATCTTCGTCTACGGCTTTGGGTTTAACGTGCCTCTTTGGTTGTTGTCGCCGTCGTgacggtggtgatggtggtggtggtgttgctaCGCTGACGGGGCTAGGAGGCTCCTTTACGTCACAGTCGTAAGTGTAGTCGTATTCGTAGTCACAGACGACCCATGAGTCTTTTTTCCCTTCTTTCACATGCGGGTATCCCGCTTTCCCCCTGTTGTACCATAAAGTACAAGTCAAACTTTACCATTGAAAAAGCCAAGAGTTTTTCCAGCCTTATGTTTCGCTATTACAATTCTTATGTACTATTTATTTATGCACACTGTACTTGGTCTAAAGTGATACAAAATTTGACTGTAAGAACAAGAAATTCTAATAGATTCTACAAGTGTAGATACAACAAAATCATATACagaacgtttttttttttaaattttcataaGAATAGTAATTTGTTTATACATAAGGATTAATCAGGAGAATCATAGTTGTGAGATATCAAAAGAAATTCCACTTTATAACAATGAATAGTGTCAATCTGAACATTATTTTTTGAATCTACAATGATTCATCCATGTGAGACATTATTTGTGAATTGCAAAGAACAAACAAAACGCAGTAAACAGTATTGAAATGAATTTAATGGTGAAAATTAGAAGGAGAAAGAAAATCAACTTACAGTGCGACGAGGAACGACAATCATAGCCGGAGTGACAACATTGTTGTCATACAAATCGCCGGTGACGTACAGATCACGATCTTCCGAATAGCTGTATCGAAGCAGTCCAGCTTGCCTCGCCGACTCAAAACACTGAGTGAACGGGAGATCGTTATCGCAATCCCAGCTTCCAAACGCGGGAACGTGGTTTCTCTTGTACTCCTGGAACGAAACAGAAGTTAATACTATAAACCAAACAATTTTACAGTGAAACGGAAGTAATTGATCGATTACTTGCGCTTGTTTTTTGAATCTAAGAACAGAGTGAGTAGTGAGTAAGTGAATAAGTAATAAGAACAGAGTATAAAACAAGAGCGTACGTAATCCATGGTGGGAATAAGCTTGAAATGGGGATCTCTGATTGAATCTAGGGGGGAGGGGGAATGTGGATTGAGATTTTAGGTGGTGTTAAAAGGGGGTTGATAGCTTTTGTAGCCGTGCAAAGACGAAGGGGGACCTTTTATGGGGATAGAGTCGCACCCTGGTAACCCTACGTTTTTCTAAAAATTCAATTTACACCCTCAGAATGTCAATCTTTTACAATTTGGTGTGTTTGTAGAAAAAATGAgaaattatatgtttttttttctcagcatgtgtgtgtgtgtttattgtgTATTTGAATTTAAGAAAAGTTGTGTATATTTTATGATTATAAATGTTACTTTAATTGGGGAGCAAAGCAAATTATGTTTAAATGGAATCTAATAAGAAACACGTTAATAGTGAGTGAACCTTTTTCTTTTAAAGGATGTGCTTTTGACCTTAAAAATTCAATCATCCAAccttttaaatataaaaacaatGCAATTTAATCGTCCAACCTTTTaacttttaaatataaaaacaatgtaattttaattagtctttttatttttaattgtataACAACTAAATAATGGGCTACATTATTTAGATAACCTACACAAAGTTACATAAATAGTTACATTATTTAGACACCCTACGTTATTTAAGCTCAATTAGTTTACCAATAGTTATTTTAGATAACCTACACAAAATTACATAAGTAGTCCTTGTGGTTTTCTGGATTTTTAAGTTtcgttttttacttttttttgttatatagatGGTTCGTATGATTTCTATTTTTTCGTGGTTGTTCCTCAACCACGTAAAATAACGTTCCTatcatttataatttattttgtcATCTTTTGAAGTTCATTTTACttaaaaagaaaatgaattttaaaaaaatatttatttttcttcATTATTTCTCTCTTCTCCTATTTCTTCATATTTACCTTTCTTTTTCCTTACCGTATTTCTCTTTCTTATCTCTATTCATTCCCTCTCACCACACCTCCCTCCGACAATTGTCGTTGTTGTCGTTAGACTCATCCTTCTATATCTTTTTTCGGTTGCTGACTTGTCATCGCCCTTCTCCATCTTCATctccctattttcggttttactTTACGCACACTTACCTTCTTCTTAACAGCCTCcacttttaattttaatttttgctTAAATTTATATGGCATTTTTAAGTAGTAGGACATGTGTTATGTTTCTCTCTCtggtttcttgtttttttttttttcatgaatttaAAATGGTGTTTTTAGGCTAGCATGACTATTTTTTCAACGGCATTGTGGACATTTTTAGGTTTTCAGATTCAATACTGACTCCTTGTGAATTAATATCGATGGAAGAGTTTAAGTGCAACATCTAGCTTATTTTGCACTTTTGTTTTGTGAATATTTGTACAAACACACTACAGAGTTTAATGGATTTTTTTATTTGAGTTCTTCAAATTTTGAATTCAATTTATTCTCTTAgaaattaatatttatcatattcTTGCACACCATCCAAATGCTCCAACTGATTGTATATCAACAAAGACAATAACATGAAAAATTGTGATTCTGAGCAAGAAGAAAGAACTCTCCCGAGTGCAAACTCTATTTCATTCCCTTGAATGAAACATTCATGATGGTTGCATCTAATCATACTAGATTTTGCAATTTTCGGAAATTAAATCCAACTTTAGACTTGATTTTGAATGCGCGTGAAATTTAAATTAGGAAGAACGAACTCTTATGTTATAGATTGTAGGTGTAACCGAGTGAAAATGAAAAGGATGAATAAAGATGGTGTGGTATGCATGTTGTAACATAATAGTGACTCGTTTGGTGGTTTCTAATGacaatggagagagagagagagagagagagagagagagagagagagagagagagagagagagagagagagagagagagagagagagagagagagagagagagagagagagagagagagagagagagagattcaatGTATGTGtgaactagagagagaaagaggatgATGTATAAAGGGATGAGATGGAGGGTCCatcttattttcttatttttgaaattaaaatcgATTAAAAAATGATTGACGAATAAAAAAAATGGTAAAATAGACATTTTATATGGGGATGGAAACAATAAGGACTATCTATGGAGcgaaaaaaatagaaataaaatttaaaatctaagAAACTATATAAAGACCATTTTTATAAATacttcaataaaaaaaaactcattaaaacaaatcttatttataaattattttaatGGTTTCACCAATAATGAATTACAATGTGCtcgtatatataattaataaattatgagaaactatattttcttatatattttGTTTATGTTCATATAAAATAATGACTTGTGAAATCCATTAATTCATTCTTCATTAATTCATTCTTTGTTGTGATATTTATCTTGGTTAAATGAATAAGAAGATAAGTTACAACAAAAGTTAGATgaatatttaatttcttataaGTTTTTTCAAATAACTActatttgttattattttttaacTAAAAAATTGTTACATGATACCAAAAACTACTATGTATTACAATATTTAAATTGTTATCAttcaaaatattttctttttcatatTACTAATGTACGATCACCTACAAGTATTCATTTGGAAATTTACTAAATTCTTTCAAGTATTAGTCCATGTAATATCATTGCTTCTAATATGAAAAACTTCGTAAAGAGAAAATTTCAGGTATTCAAAAGTGTCGGTTTCGGAAACGGTTCTAAAATCTTAAACCGATCCCATTCTAGTTCTATTTCAAAAACCTACGGCTCTAAAGAAAATAGTTGGTTCTCGCTTATACTCATCCGTGGTAACTATGACTTCAATGACCCCTAAGGCATTATTAGTTTTATGAATAAACATCATTATTCCTATATATAAATAATAGGTGTAAGACTCatttattacatgagtttatttaaaaaagaaatattacatataaaattctaaacatttgaagtttgaatttataaaaaaagtgaaaaaaaaaatattaaattattaaaattaaagtgtttttttctcttttaaatttaaacaaataatttaaataaataaataacagaaaTTAATAAATGTTTACTTTAGTAATTTTTAAATTATAAGGaaatttcattaatgaaattagtatgcatttattattacatttaaatattatatagaatttaataaaataaaaaagccaaaaaataacatgtggaaaaaaataatAAGAAGAAAAATCATATGACATAATgcattagaaaataaaaaattacaaaattattttcatttatttgggATGATGTATTGCAATGCATCTCTTTTGTCATGTTGTAACATAATAGCTTTGGTTGCTAATAGCATTATTTGTTTTTTTGGAGCCGGTATATTTGACTTCTCACTATAAATAATTTATCTTCCTCAAAACCACTAGCTTTACAAATAAtaactaatttttatttttaaaatcaataGTTCTTTTGTAAAGGAAAGTGAACTTAAATAGTCTAAAGTACCGAGTGTTATTTGCTAAGAAGATAATGAAGGTATAGTAAGCATCGCATTCATTTctttttatataaaactatgcaaCTTATTAGACATTATCTTGTAATTTCAAGAGGATAAAGGGAACAAGTATTTTATTAGGGTCATGTAAAATGTGTTGCACAATATGGATTTATATTATATAATTTTGGTGACTGATATAAAAGTAATTCATAATACTTCAATTGTTCTTACAAATTTACTTTTCCTTTTTTCAAAATTGGTTTGCATAACCACAAATGAGAGTTGAGCTTGTGTTGGCTTTTTATTAGTGGTGGGTATAAACTATAGGAAACAAAGTGACACCGATTACCAACAACGATGAGCCAGAGGGATTTGACATTGAAGAAAGGGTTTGTAGGGTATGGTGGTCAATGCAATTGCAAAGACACAGGTGATATAAAGGCTATCCCTTTTGAAGGCCTAAGAGACCTAAGCAAGAGAAATGTACAAGTATGCTTGCATGAAGTACATGTAGCATGTAATGGTTTCTCATGAAATGGTAATTAAAGGTTTGGAAAAGGTAGGTAGGTAGTagctaaaagaaagaaagaaaaaaacttTTAAGGTGTGATAGTGAATGAAGCAAGAGTAGAAGGGAGTATATTGCTTTATGGCTTTTATGAGGGGTATTTGTCAGTGGATTTTATTTAAAGTTTGAAAGGTGGGGTAAAGGGTTTATACTTCCTTCTCTCTCTGTAATTCGTGTATCTCCTTTGATATCCCCTGGTTGcctttttctttctctttctttttaGTGCAAAACCTTTTATGAAAGTGAAAATGTAAAACAATAAATTTTAAAGTAAATTACAGtcttggtccctgtggtttgcaagAAATAATAGTTTTAGTCCTACTTTTCAAAAAATAACACTACTGATCCTACTGATCCTTACGAAGGGTTTTGGTAATACTCCTTCCCTCTAACAGCCCTAAAGGAGTGACagttaaacattaaaaaaaaataataataaaaaaaaaaaaaaagacaaactgcacaaatggtccctgtggttagctgaaaattgtcactttggtccaaaaatgtttggactagcaccagaggtccaaacttttcattttgttgcgagtttggtccaaagtattttgaaaatatataaaatgataGATTTGCCCTTGCTGTTTTTTTTTCAGTTTCTTTATTaagtttatatataaaaataaataataaagaaaaatataaacaCCCCTCCTTTGTTATATGCCTTTTTGTTTCTGTAAACACCCACTTGAAGCCATCGCCGATCAAAGCATAACCACCATCACCAAAAGCCACCGCCAGTagcatcaccaccaccacttgAAGCCGATAGAAGGGAGATGAAGAGATACATTTAGAGAGGAAGAGAGACAGAAGTAGATCGGAGCTAGAAATTCGAGAAGACGAAGGACTccctttatctctctctctccctaaGTCGTTGAAGCTTGGTGAACAGATATGGGAAACGGAGAAGATGATGGGTGGCGGTTGCGTAGGGAGGTCTCCGGTGATGAATGCCACCTGCCTGAAAACctcgatgaagatgaagatagtgGCAGTGATGAATGTCTCCATAGCTTGAAGCAAAAAATGGAAATGAGAAGAGCAGTGACCTGGGGTTTTGACTAAACGATTTTTAGATCAAAGGGTTTATCTCCACTGCAGCCGAAGATTTGCAAACGTAAAGCCACCTCTATCGCCGAGGATTTGTCCATCTTCACCGGGGGGACCACTGCCGAGCCCAATGCCGCCAGCGATTAGGGTTTTCAGCAAATCGTCGGAGACGCTAGCTTTGTTGTGACGATGATGACATCTCTAGGGGTTTTGCGAAGAGGTAAAACTCCGTTGAAACAAGGGTTTTTTGAGGAAGAAGAccagagagagatagagagacagAGAGACAGAGAGATCCATAGATGCGAAGAAGATCAGGTGCAGATTCGCCTATAATTATTTTATGCATTCCACACTCTATCTGATTGTTCTTATGGGTTTAAATCTCTAGTTGTTCTTGATTTTGAGGTTGTAGATTAAAAATGTAGTGTTTTATTTGCCAGATCAGGAGAAATATGTTTGTATTCATCAGATAATGATAGTTTTCTTGAGTTTCAATTTATGTTGTTGTGGTGTTGGTGGTGATTGATGGCAGTAGCGGTTATCAGTGACTAACGGCGGTGGTAGCAGTGGTTTTGATGGTGGACGGTGGTGGTGATAGCATAACCGGTAGTGgtatgagagagagggaggggtGGGGTAGGGATTGGAGTAGTAgtttcttttttgttttatttttaattatgaaaattgtaaaatatatttaaataaataaataaaaactgaaaaagaaaaaagtaaGGGAAAAATCGTCATTATAAAAAAGTCCAaagcaaattggaccaaactcgcaacaaaatgaaaagtttggacctctggtgctagtccaaacatttttggaccaaagtggcaatttccagctaaccacagggaccatttgtgcagttttgtcaaaaaaacaaaaacaaaaacaccgCTACCATTACCTCAACCACCACCATCGACCCATCCACAACCACCACCATTCACCCACTACCATCAACCCCACCACTACTAATCACCATCACGGGAACTTTGAGGGAAATTACCGAAAAGGTAAAGGTGAAAAAAGAATATTTGGGTCAGATTTTTCATTCACCACATCGATGGATCATTCATGAATTTCTTCTAGGTTTGAGATTCTCTTTGAGTTTTTCAATTTAATTTTGTCTTATTCTTCTTCTAAACGATTGATTATTATCAACATcgatggatttttgaagttcttGGTAAAATTGGTCATTATCGACGTCTTTTTTAAAATCCATTAACAAAATCGTTTTTTATAATTTCAGGGTTTTTATCAAAAAGCGAGTTTTGATCATCTCTAGGTTTGATTAGTTCATGTAAAAAAACCAGAGCACAAAGAAAGATTATGCAATgactttttatataatttatcattttatataaattataaattgaatatgtttttcatatttaaaaCCATATATTGATAGGTCGGATAATCGACATGTTCAAAGGAACGGTGACGTTGCTAACTATTCAtcaaactcttcatttcataaaattgaAAGTACAATTCTACATAAACACTTCTGTTTCGTGTTTTAAATTAGCATTTTCTGTTTGTAATTTACTAATGCTTAATTTCAAACCAACCCATTAGTTTTGAAGAACGAGATCAAAAAATTTCTTACTAAACCGACCTTTCAAAATGGATCTAAGATAACACTTGCAATCAACAAGGCTATCAACCCCAGACAATACACTGATTCCGACTTTTTCGGTGTGATCTTTTCGCTTCCATCGTCCTCAAGTGATGCAAGCCTTGCACATAGGGATGGAATTCTATACTATAAAGGGGACTCTCTTTTCTTTGGGCTATGTTCATACGAAGCAAATATGGTGCCCCTCACAGGGTTGTTCTCTCTTCAATTCCTAGGAGTGCTTCTCATTGTTGGAGAGCCATCCATGCCCAGCTGGACTTTGTTTTCTCCCACACCTTGTGGTCTATCGGTAAAGGTAACATTTTTTTTGCTTTGAATGCTATATTCatcggtttatatatatatatatatatatatatatatatatatatatatatatatatatatatatatatatatatatatatatatatatatatatatatatatatatatatatatatatatatatatatatatatatatgagaccaTGAGACCATTTTTTCTGGTGAAATTTTCTATTATTCTagtgtttataaaaattaaatatatgtaatattctaatattcgAAGCCAAtaattttaacatattttacatTGAAATATTCTAAAACATATAATGTTAGAATATATTGCATATACTATTTTTACGAACAATTGAATATTAGAGTATTTTACTAAAAAATTTGGTCTTAGGGTCTCGCAAAAATATGTTCGTCTCAaataaactcttttatatatatatatatatatatatatatatatatatatatatatatatatatatatatatatatatatatatattcgtctGTTATATTTCCATTTCACACCTAATTTTTCTCTGTTTGTTTGCCCTATCTCCCAATTCCTATTTTAGTATGATAACTTTGATTACTTTCTCTCCCACACTCATCGTTTCCGATCACAACCTCTTTGAATTTGGGGTTTAATTGTTACAAATTGTGTCTAATTTTCTATTGAATTTCTTCAAATCATAGAACCTATAAGGCGATTGAGAATTCAAACCGATGGAAAAGAGGATGGGACTGCCATGACGGGTTAAATGACCTACCCAGATCGTCCTGATGAACCCGATTGTATATTTTATTTAAGAACCGACATGTATAATTATGGAAACATTAGTAAATTAggtaaaaatgtaaaaaataataaaaaaagacaAACACATTTTCGTTATATAGACACAGTTAACAAACAAACAGAGGCTTGTTAAACGGTAACAGTCCtaaggactacctgtgataccaATACCCTCAACAGAGACCACCCATAATTAAATCTCAATACTaagaccaaaagtgttattttagGAGAACCATAGGGACCACCCATAATTAAATCTCAATACTAAGACCAAATGTGTTATTGGAGGAGAACTTTATATATTATTGGGTGAACTTAAAATTTTTTAAGAACTTTAGAACTCCTTATCCGTTTGGCATTTTTCAAAACTAAGACTACAAATATTTTTCAAATGTTACATCTAAGTCatatataaacttaaaaaataatTGACGATTTATTTTAGATGaatatatatgtacatttgaatATTCATATAAGAGTCCAATAATGTTgttggttttgaaaaatgttGAGGGGATTAGAAGTTCTCCAAATCTtgcaaattttttgatttttaaaataattttcattatata encodes:
- the LOC111903964 gene encoding uncharacterized protein LOC111903964, with the protein product MDYEYKRNHVPAFGSWDCDNDLPFTQCFESARQAGLLRYSYSEDRDLYVTGDLYDNNVVTPAMIVVPRRTGKAGYPHVKEGKKDSWVVCDYEYDYTYDCDVKEPPSPVSVATPPPPSPPSRRRQQPKRHVKPKAVDEDLYRISPELLRAKPRKKKWGLFSSCMQPTCGI